A region from the Sulfitobacter sp. D7 genome encodes:
- the secD gene encoding protein translocase subunit SecD, which produces MLQIDLWKRIVIVLTCLAGLWLALPNAFYAPVEKHNDAVAAIEVQGSTPELEAQRALWPEWMPSGLVNLGLDLRGGAHLLAEVQLADVYASRMEAQWPEVRDALRSLTPVRREEAPAGELRVRLNDPSKMAEALQITRDLARPVTTVTGAGGSDIDVSGADGVITITLSEAEMQATDERTMQQSLEIVRRRIDEVGTREPTIQRQGADRILIQVPGIGSAAELKAIIGTTAQLTFNPVVNRGSNENDNPGIGNAILPAADEEGVFYTIETAPVVTGEQLVDAQPSFDQNGAPAVSFRFDTSGARKFGDYTAENIGSPFAIVLDDEVISAPTIQSHIPGGSGIITGRFSVEESTNLAVLLRAGALPAGLSFVEERTIGPELGQDSIDAGKIATMVAFAAVLFFMWASYGLFGFFANIALIINVGLIFGLLSLIGATLTLPGIAGIVLTVGMAVDANVLIFERIREEQRNAKGAARAISLGYERALSAILDANITTFIVAVILFALGSGPVRGFAVTLGLGIMTSVFTAFFVTRLLVVIWFERRRPKTIEV; this is translated from the coding sequence ATGCTACAGATTGATCTGTGGAAGCGGATTGTCATTGTCCTGACCTGTTTGGCAGGGCTTTGGCTGGCGCTTCCCAATGCCTTTTACGCTCCTGTTGAAAAGCACAATGACGCCGTTGCGGCCATCGAAGTTCAGGGCAGCACGCCCGAACTGGAAGCGCAGCGCGCGCTTTGGCCTGAATGGATGCCCTCGGGGTTGGTGAACCTTGGCCTTGATCTGCGCGGCGGCGCGCATCTGCTGGCCGAAGTGCAACTGGCCGATGTCTATGCCTCGCGGATGGAAGCCCAATGGCCTGAGGTCCGCGATGCCCTGCGCAGCCTGACCCCGGTCCGGCGCGAAGAAGCGCCAGCGGGGGAATTGCGGGTCCGTCTGAATGATCCGTCGAAAATGGCCGAAGCGCTGCAGATCACCCGTGATCTGGCACGTCCCGTCACCACGGTGACCGGGGCAGGCGGCAGCGACATCGACGTGAGCGGCGCTGATGGCGTCATCACAATCACCCTGTCGGAGGCCGAAATGCAGGCCACCGATGAGCGCACCATGCAGCAGAGCCTCGAAATTGTGCGCCGCCGCATCGACGAAGTCGGCACCCGCGAGCCGACGATCCAGCGTCAGGGTGCAGACCGCATTCTGATTCAGGTGCCGGGCATTGGCTCTGCTGCCGAGTTGAAGGCGATCATCGGCACCACGGCGCAGCTGACCTTCAACCCGGTGGTCAACCGTGGCTCCAATGAAAACGACAACCCCGGCATCGGCAACGCGATCCTGCCGGCGGCGGATGAAGAGGGCGTGTTCTACACGATCGAAACCGCCCCCGTCGTCACCGGCGAGCAACTCGTCGACGCGCAGCCAAGCTTTGATCAGAACGGCGCACCTGCCGTGTCCTTCCGCTTTGACACCTCCGGTGCGCGCAAATTCGGGGACTACACGGCCGAGAACATCGGCTCGCCTTTTGCCATCGTGCTTGACGATGAAGTCATCAGCGCGCCGACCATCCAAAGCCATATTCCCGGCGGCTCAGGCATCATCACCGGGCGCTTCTCGGTCGAGGAAAGCACCAACCTTGCCGTGCTGCTGCGCGCCGGGGCCCTGCCTGCGGGGCTGAGCTTTGTCGAAGAACGCACCATCGGGCCGGAACTGGGCCAAGACAGCATCGACGCGGGCAAGATCGCGACCATGGTGGCCTTTGCCGCTGTGCTGTTCTTCATGTGGGCGTCTTATGGGCTCTTCGGGTTCTTCGCCAATATTGCGCTGATCATCAACGTCGGGCTGATCTTTGGCCTGCTGAGCCTGATCGGGGCCACGCTGACCCTGCCGGGCATTGCCGGGATCGTGCTGACGGTCGGCATGGCGGTGGATGCCAACGTGCTGATCTTTGAGCGTATCCGCGAAGAGCAACGCAACGCCAAGGGAGCCGCGCGGGCGATCTCGCTGGGCTATGAGCGCGCACTCAGCGCCATTCTGGATGCCAACATCACGACCTTCATCGTGGCGGTCATCCTCTTTGCCCTAGGCTCTGGCCCGGTGCGCGGCTTCGCCGTAACGCTGGGACTGGGCATCATGACATCGGTCTTCACCGCCTTCTTCGTCACCCGCTTGCTGGTGGTGATCTGGTTTGAACGCCGCCGTCCCAAGACAATCGAGGTTTGA
- a CDS encoding DsbE family thiol:disulfide interchange protein, with amino-acid sequence MIAPPLIFAAFVALAAVGMYRDDPEGLPSTLVGKQAPAMPEAALPGYPQATDDMLRGGEVSLVNFWASWCPPCRAEHPKLLELQAEGMNIIGVNFKDTEKNASAYLEDEKSPFAGVGFDPQGRVAIDWGVTAPPETFIVGGDGTVLFRFAGPLVGSDYEQRFLPALQDALSR; translated from the coding sequence ATGATCGCCCCGCCGCTGATCTTCGCGGCCTTCGTGGCGCTGGCGGCGGTCGGCATGTACCGCGATGACCCTGAGGGGCTGCCCTCTACGCTGGTTGGCAAACAGGCGCCCGCCATGCCCGAGGCCGCGTTGCCCGGCTATCCGCAGGCCACCGACGACATGCTGCGCGGGGGGGAGGTGAGCCTTGTGAATTTCTGGGCAAGCTGGTGCCCGCCCTGCCGTGCTGAGCATCCCAAGCTGCTGGAATTGCAGGCCGAGGGGATGAACATCATCGGCGTGAATTTCAAGGATACCGAGAAGAACGCCAGCGCCTATCTGGAAGACGAAAAAAGCCCCTTTGCCGGGGTTGGTTTCGACCCCCAAGGGCGGGTGGCGATCGACTGGGGCGTGACCGCCCCGCCAGAGACGTTCATCGTTGGCGGTGACGGGACGGTGCTGTTCCGATTTGCCGGGCCGCTGGTCGGCAGCGATTACGAGCAGCGGTTCCTCCCGGCATTGCAAGACGCGCTTAGCCGCTGA
- a CDS encoding Mth938-like domain-containing protein, with the protein MRLNEITYTDAKPIDGYGPGFFRIGGEVVQGPQVIGPDGITGWGGLADPAPVLALAGKVDVVFLGTGPDVAHIPDDLRETLEEAGLGVEVMSSPAACRTYNILLSEGRRIALALLPV; encoded by the coding sequence ATGCGATTGAATGAGATCACCTATACCGACGCCAAACCGATCGACGGCTACGGCCCCGGCTTTTTCCGCATTGGCGGAGAGGTTGTGCAAGGGCCGCAAGTGATCGGCCCCGACGGCATCACAGGCTGGGGCGGTCTGGCTGATCCCGCGCCGGTGTTGGCGCTGGCGGGCAAGGTCGATGTGGTCTTCCTCGGCACCGGGCCGGACGTGGCGCATATCCCCGACGACCTCCGTGAAACGCTGGAGGAGGCTGGTCTGGGGGTCGAGGTCATGTCGTCCCCCGCCGCCTGCCGCACCTATAACATCTTGCTGAGCGAGGGGCGGCGCATCGCACTGGCCCTCTTGCCGGTCTGA
- the serS gene encoding serine--tRNA ligase gives MHDIRAIRDNPEAFDAALARRGEAAMSQTVLSLDAARRAKIAAAETAKAEQNKASKEVGAAKGRGDEAEFERLRTLVSDKKAEVAAMNVEAQELDAKLTDMLARIPNNPADDVPQGDDEGDNVEVKSWGEKPSFDFKPVEHYEIAGVKPGMDFETAAKTSGARFVMLKGAVARVHRALAQFMIDTHVDENGLTEVNSPVLVRDEAMYGTDKLPKFGEDSYQTTNGWWLVPTSEVPLTYSVGGDTLEESALPIRLTAHTLCFRSEAGSAGRDTAGMLRQHQFEKVEMVSVTHPDESDAEQQRMVGCAEGILEKLGVPYRTVILCTGDMGFGARRTYDIEAWVPGQNCYREISSVSTTGDFQARRMNARFKPEGGGKPQFVHTLNGSGLAVGRCLIAVLENGQQADGSVKLPDALAPYLGGKTTLSAEGVLA, from the coding sequence ATGCACGACATCCGCGCCATCCGCGACAATCCCGAGGCTTTTGACGCCGCTCTCGCCCGCCGGGGCGAGGCTGCGATGTCGCAGACGGTGCTGTCGCTCGATGCCGCGCGCCGCGCCAAGATCGCCGCCGCCGAGACCGCCAAGGCCGAGCAGAACAAGGCCAGCAAGGAAGTCGGGGCCGCCAAGGGCCGCGGCGATGAGGCCGAGTTCGAGCGCCTGCGGACGCTGGTCAGCGATAAAAAGGCAGAGGTCGCCGCGATGAACGTCGAGGCGCAGGAGTTGGACGCGAAGCTGACCGATATGCTCGCCCGCATCCCCAACAACCCCGCCGATGATGTGCCCCAAGGCGATGACGAAGGTGACAACGTCGAGGTGAAAAGCTGGGGCGAGAAGCCCAGCTTTGATTTCAAACCGGTCGAGCATTACGAGATTGCAGGCGTCAAACCCGGCATGGATTTCGAGACCGCGGCCAAGACTTCGGGCGCGCGGTTCGTCATGCTGAAAGGTGCCGTGGCGCGGGTGCACCGGGCGCTGGCGCAGTTCATGATCGACACCCATGTGGATGAGAACGGCCTGACAGAGGTGAACTCCCCCGTGCTGGTGCGCGACGAGGCGATGTATGGCACGGATAAGCTGCCCAAATTCGGCGAGGACAGCTATCAAACCACCAATGGCTGGTGGCTGGTCCCGACCTCGGAAGTGCCGCTGACCTATTCGGTGGGCGGCGATACGTTAGAGGAAAGCGCCCTGCCGATCCGGCTGACCGCCCATACCCTCTGCTTCCGCTCCGAGGCCGGGAGTGCTGGCCGAGACACCGCTGGCATGCTGCGCCAACACCAGTTTGAGAAGGTCGAGATGGTCTCGGTCACCCACCCGGATGAAAGCGACGCCGAGCAGCAGCGCATGGTTGGCTGCGCCGAAGGTATCCTTGAAAAACTCGGCGTACCCTACCGCACGGTGATCCTCTGCACCGGGGACATGGGCTTTGGCGCGCGCCGCACCTATGACATCGAGGCTTGGGTGCCGGGGCAGAATTGCTACCGCGAGATTTCCTCGGTCTCGACCACCGGGGATTTTCAGGCGCGGCGCATGAACGCGCGGTTCAAGCCCGAAGGCGGCGGCAAGCCGCAGTTCGTGCATACGCTAAACGGTTCTGGTTTGGCCGTCGGGCGCTGCTTGATCGCCGTGTTGGAGAATGGTCAGCAGGCGGATGGGTCGGTGAAACTGCCGGACGCGCTTGCGCCCTATTTGGGTGGGAAGACGACGCTGTCCGCGGAAGGTGTGCTCGCCTAA
- a CDS encoding sulfite exporter TauE/SafE family protein, protein MATPGVAWLALAVIVAGLVRGFAGFGSAMIIMPAAASVLSPVEAILFMTAAELIGPLPNFPDALREGAPREVGRLLLGVLIGMPLGLWGLSLMSPEGFGWIVSGVVLGLLALLLAGWRYHGPLSAKLVTATGALGGFMTGFAGIAGPPVILLYMASRRPAAVIRANFLLYLLGLDLMLFAMLAATGQVVWPVLMLGLLAGVPNVIANIVGARLFDPGRERLFRAVAYIVIAASAILGLPLWNT, encoded by the coding sequence ATGGCCACCCCCGGGGTGGCTTGGCTTGCGCTGGCCGTGATCGTGGCGGGGCTGGTCCGCGGCTTTGCGGGATTTGGCTCCGCCATGATTATCATGCCGGCGGCGGCCTCTGTGCTCTCTCCGGTCGAAGCGATCCTGTTCATGACCGCTGCCGAGTTGATCGGCCCCCTGCCAAACTTCCCTGATGCCCTGCGCGAAGGTGCCCCCCGTGAAGTGGGGCGGCTACTGCTGGGCGTGCTGATCGGGATGCCGCTGGGGCTCTGGGGGCTGTCGCTGATGTCGCCCGAGGGCTTTGGCTGGATCGTTTCCGGCGTGGTTCTGGGGCTTTTGGCGCTGCTGCTGGCGGGCTGGCGCTATCATGGGCCGCTGAGCGCGAAGCTGGTGACGGCAACTGGCGCTTTGGGCGGCTTCATGACCGGTTTTGCGGGCATCGCCGGGCCGCCGGTGATCCTGCTCTATATGGCCAGCCGGCGGCCCGCTGCGGTGATCCGTGCCAATTTCCTGCTCTATCTTCTGGGGCTCGACCTGATGCTTTTTGCGATGCTGGCAGCGACGGGGCAGGTGGTCTGGCCGGTGCTGATGCTGGGCCTCTTGGCCGGGGTGCCGAATGTCATCGCCAATATCGTCGGGGCGCGGCTATTTGATCCGGGCCGAGAGCGGCTTTTTCGCGCGGTGGCCTATATCGTCATCGCCGCATCGGCTATCCTTGGCCTGCCGCTGTGGAATACCTGA
- the ccmD gene encoding heme exporter protein CcmD yields MPELGKYAAEVLSAYGVSLLLLAALVGLTLLRGRAARCALEEVEAEAGRRG; encoded by the coding sequence ATGCCGGAACTTGGAAAATATGCGGCCGAGGTGCTCTCGGCCTATGGGGTGTCGCTGCTGCTGTTGGCCGCATTGGTGGGGCTGACCCTGCTGCGGGGCCGGGCGGCACGCTGCGCTTTGGAAGAGGTCGAAGCGGAGGCCGGACGCCGTGGCTAA
- the ccmA gene encoding heme ABC exporter ATP-binding protein CcmA, with product MQISDLSVARGGVPVLAGVSFALAAGEALVLRGPNGAGKTTLLRCIAGLQAPLSGRIDGSADRVAYAAHADGLKSMLTVRENLSFWAQVFGNTDIAEALDGYALRPLADRLAGTLSAGQKRRLGLARLLVTGRPIWVLDEPTVSLDADAVALFGSVLRGHLAAGGSALMATHIDLGVDARVLDISAFRAAPDANFGASDAAFL from the coding sequence GTGCAAATAAGCGATCTCAGCGTGGCGCGCGGCGGGGTGCCTGTGCTTGCGGGCGTATCCTTCGCACTGGCCGCGGGGGAGGCTTTGGTGCTGCGCGGCCCCAACGGGGCGGGCAAGACGACGCTGCTGCGCTGCATTGCGGGGCTGCAAGCGCCGCTGTCGGGACGGATCGACGGGTCAGCGGACCGTGTGGCCTATGCCGCTCATGCGGATGGGCTGAAATCCATGCTGACGGTCCGGGAAAACCTGAGCTTTTGGGCGCAAGTCTTTGGTAACACAGATATTGCTGAGGCGCTTGATGGCTATGCGCTGCGCCCCTTGGCCGACCGTTTGGCAGGAACGCTGTCTGCCGGGCAAAAGCGACGGTTGGGGCTGGCGCGGCTGTTGGTGACTGGGCGGCCGATTTGGGTGTTGGACGAGCCGACGGTTTCGCTCGATGCGGATGCCGTGGCGCTGTTCGGCAGCGTTCTGCGCGGGCATCTCGCGGCGGGGGGATCGGCGCTGATGGCCACGCATATTGATCTGGGGGTCGATGCCCGCGTGCTTGATATCAGCGCATTTCGCGCGGCCCCCGATGCCAATTTCGGCGCCAGCGACGCGGCGTTCCTATGA
- the secF gene encoding protein translocase subunit SecF, whose product MRLKLVPDNTNFDFFGYAKITFGASVVAMILSLIAWGVMGLNFGIDFRGGTTLRTESSEAIDVGAYRDALGPLELGDVTISEVFDPGFGADRHVAMIRVQAQEGQEAATTETIQTIEAALQGVSPDIKFTSVESVGPKVSGELIQTAFLAVGGALAAILIYIWLRFEWQFSVGAVVALFHDVVLTIGLFSILQIRFDLPVVAAILTIIGYSINDTVVIFDRLRENLRKYKKRPLREVMNLSVNETLSRTLMTSGTTLLALIALLILGGDVIRAFVFAITWGVIVGTYSSVYVAKNVVLYLGVKRDWSKPDAGAGTQFANIDA is encoded by the coding sequence ATGCGACTGAAGCTGGTACCCGACAACACGAACTTCGATTTCTTCGGCTATGCCAAGATCACCTTTGGCGCGTCTGTGGTGGCGATGATCCTGTCGCTGATCGCTTGGGGTGTGATGGGGCTGAACTTTGGCATCGACTTCCGCGGCGGCACCACGCTGCGAACCGAAAGCTCTGAGGCCATCGACGTGGGCGCTTACCGCGATGCCCTCGGCCCCTTGGAACTGGGCGACGTGACGATTTCCGAGGTCTTTGACCCCGGTTTCGGCGCGGATCGCCATGTGGCGATGATCCGCGTGCAGGCCCAAGAGGGCCAAGAAGCGGCGACCACGGAAACCATCCAAACCATCGAGGCCGCGCTGCAAGGCGTGTCCCCCGACATCAAGTTCACATCGGTGGAATCCGTTGGGCCCAAGGTCTCGGGCGAGCTGATCCAGACGGCGTTCCTCGCCGTGGGCGGGGCGCTGGCGGCGATCCTCATCTACATCTGGTTGCGGTTCGAATGGCAGTTCTCGGTGGGCGCGGTGGTGGCGCTGTTCCATGACGTTGTGCTGACGATCGGCCTGTTCTCGATCCTGCAAATCCGTTTCGACCTGCCGGTGGTGGCCGCGATCCTGACGATCATTGGCTATTCGATCAACGATACGGTGGTGATCTTTGACCGGCTGCGGGAGAACCTGCGCAAATACAAAAAGCGCCCTCTGCGTGAGGTGATGAACCTCAGCGTGAACGAGACGCTCAGCCGGACACTGATGACCTCGGGCACCACGCTGCTGGCGCTGATCGCGCTGCTGATCTTGGGCGGCGATGTGATCCGGGCCTTTGTCTTTGCGATTACATGGGGCGTGATCGTCGGCACCTATTCCTCGGTCTATGTGGCCAAGAATGTGGTGCTGTACCTTGGCGTGAAACGCGACTGGTCCAAGCCCGACGCGGGCGCGGGCACACAATTCGCCAATATTGATGCCTGA
- the ccmB gene encoding heme exporter protein CcmB, whose translation MKALLLRDLRLALRAGGGFGLGLAFFLIVTMLVPFSVGPEATLLKAIAPGVLWLGALLACLLSLDRLLALDLEDGSLELLLTAPLPLEGALAIKALAHWLTTGLPLVLAAPFLGVMLQLAAPGHLWLLASLALGTPALSVIGMFGAALTVGIKRGGLLLSLLVLPLYIPTLIFGAEVARRGAAGLDASTPLFMLAGLTLAVLALMPFAAAAVLRMGLR comes from the coding sequence ATGAAGGCGCTGTTGCTGCGGGACTTGCGGCTGGCGCTGCGCGCGGGCGGAGGCTTTGGCCTTGGGCTGGCGTTTTTTTTGATCGTGACGATGCTGGTGCCCTTTAGCGTTGGGCCAGAGGCCACGCTGCTCAAGGCGATTGCCCCCGGTGTGCTCTGGCTCGGGGCGCTGTTGGCCTGCCTATTGTCGCTCGACCGTCTGCTGGCGCTCGACCTCGAAGACGGCTCTCTCGAACTGCTGCTCACCGCACCTTTGCCCCTCGAAGGGGCGCTGGCGATCAAGGCTTTGGCGCATTGGCTAACCACGGGATTGCCGCTGGTGCTGGCGGCGCCTTTCCTTGGGGTGATGCTGCAACTCGCGGCGCCCGGTCATCTGTGGCTGCTGGCCTCGCTCGCACTCGGCACGCCTGCGCTCTCGGTTATCGGCATGTTCGGCGCGGCGCTGACGGTGGGGATCAAACGCGGCGGGCTGTTGCTGTCCCTGCTGGTACTGCCGCTTTATATCCCCACGCTGATCTTCGGCGCCGAGGTCGCGCGGCGCGGGGCGGCGGGGCTGGATGCCAGCACACCGCTTTTCATGCTGGCGGGGCTGACGCTGGCCGTTCTGGCCTTGATGCCATTTGCCGCAGCGGCGGTGCTTCGGATGGGGTTGCGATGA
- a CDS encoding heme ABC transporter permease: MSLWQYANPVKFLALSERVQPVLWALAAVFVSLGLLWGFFGTPDDARQGSTVKIIYLHVPAALMAINAWFMMLVASLIWLIRRHHVSALAAKAAAPVGLVMTLIALVTGAIWGQPMWGTWWAWDPRLTSFLILFLFYLGYIALWQAVEDPDIAADLTSVLCLVGSVFAVLSRYAVQFWNQGLHQGTSIPVATGNRSVADVFFYPLVLAMIGFGLLFLALVVYRTGTEIRLRRTAALRARMNRGA; the protein is encoded by the coding sequence ATGTCCCTTTGGCAATACGCAAACCCGGTCAAATTCCTTGCGCTTTCAGAGCGTGTGCAGCCTGTGCTTTGGGCGCTTGCGGCTGTTTTTGTAAGCCTCGGCCTGCTCTGGGGGTTCTTCGGCACGCCCGATGACGCGCGCCAAGGCAGCACGGTCAAGATCATCTATTTGCATGTGCCTGCCGCCCTGATGGCGATCAACGCATGGTTCATGATGCTGGTCGCCTCGTTGATCTGGCTGATCCGTCGGCACCACGTCAGCGCCTTGGCGGCCAAGGCCGCGGCCCCCGTGGGGCTGGTCATGACGTTAATCGCGCTTGTGACGGGGGCGATCTGGGGTCAGCCGATGTGGGGCACATGGTGGGCGTGGGATCCGCGGCTGACGTCGTTTCTGATCCTGTTTTTGTTCTACCTTGGCTATATCGCGCTGTGGCAGGCGGTCGAAGACCCAGACATCGCTGCCGATCTGACATCGGTCCTCTGCCTTGTGGGCTCGGTCTTTGCGGTGCTGTCGCGCTATGCGGTGCAGTTTTGGAACCAAGGGCTGCATCAGGGCACGTCGATCCCCGTGGCCACGGGCAACCGCAGCGTGGCGGATGTATTTTTCTATCCTTTGGTGCTGGCGATGATCGGCTTCGGCCTGCTGTTTCTGGCGCTGGTGGTCTACCGCACGGGCACCGAAATTCGCCTGCGCCGCACGGCGGCGCTGCGGGCGCGGATGAACAGGGGGGCGTGA
- the yajC gene encoding preprotein translocase subunit YajC has translation MEGIQQFVPLILIFAIMYFLLIRPQQKKAKEHQAMVAGLRRGDQVVTQGGIIGKVSKVKDDGELEVEIAEGVKIRVVQATIATVVSKTEPAK, from the coding sequence ATGGAAGGCATCCAGCAATTTGTGCCGCTGATCCTGATCTTCGCGATCATGTATTTTCTGCTCATCCGCCCGCAGCAGAAGAAGGCCAAAGAACATCAGGCCATGGTGGCCGGCCTGCGCCGCGGCGATCAGGTCGTCACCCAAGGCGGGATCATCGGCAAGGTCTCCAAGGTCAAAGACGACGGCGAGCTTGAGGTGGAAATCGCCGAAGGCGTGAAAATTCGCGTGGTGCAGGCCACCATCGCGACCGTCGTTTCCAAGACCGAACCGGCGAAATAA
- a CDS encoding NAD(P)H-dependent oxidoreductase: protein MSPKITVLFYSTYGTNHAIAEEAARAAKEAGAEVRLRRCTETAPRAVVDGQDAWREQLDKMKDIPEAKPEDMEWADGYFISVPTRFGVAASQFRAFIDTLGPQWQSGALANKAVTATTSAQNPHGGQETTLQSIYVTAMHWGAIIVPPGYADGVKFEDGGNPYGYSCEPGPMGETGKKSVAFQAKRLVEFAGKISG from the coding sequence ATGAGCCCGAAAATCACCGTTCTTTTCTATTCCACCTATGGCACAAACCACGCCATCGCTGAGGAAGCCGCCCGCGCCGCCAAAGAGGCAGGCGCCGAGGTTCGCCTCCGCCGCTGTACCGAAACCGCCCCAAGAGCCGTTGTCGACGGACAAGATGCGTGGCGCGAACAGTTGGACAAGATGAAAGACATTCCCGAGGCCAAGCCCGAAGACATGGAATGGGCCGACGGCTATTTCATCTCTGTCCCGACGCGCTTTGGCGTCGCCGCCAGCCAGTTCCGCGCCTTTATCGACACGTTGGGGCCGCAGTGGCAATCAGGCGCGCTGGCCAATAAAGCGGTCACCGCGACAACCTCTGCCCAGAACCCCCACGGGGGCCAAGAGACCACACTCCAATCGATCTATGTCACTGCGATGCACTGGGGCGCGATCATCGTGCCGCCGGGCTATGCCGATGGGGTGAAGTTCGAGGACGGCGGCAACCCTTACGGCTATTCCTGCGAGCCCGGCCCGATGGGTGAAACGGGCAAGAAATCCGTCGCCTTTCAGGCCAAACGTCTGGTCGAATTCGCAGGCAAGATCAGCGGCTAA